The Strix uralensis isolate ZFMK-TIS-50842 chromosome 16, bStrUra1, whole genome shotgun sequence genome has a window encoding:
- the SNX8 gene encoding sorting nexin-8 isoform X2, whose translation MQAPQGNPLLLSHTLQELLSKDSVQVELIPEKKGLFLKHVEYEVSSKRFKCSVYRRYNDFVVFHEMLLQKFPYRMVPALPPKRMLGADREFIESRRRALKRFINLVARHPPFSEDVLLKLFLSFSGSDVQNKLRELVQGVGDEFMTCRLATQAKDFLPADIQAQFAASRELIRNIYNSFYKLRDRAERIASRAIDNASDLLIFGKELSALGSDTTPLPSWAALNNSTWGTLKQALKGLSVEFALLADKAVQQGKQEENDVVEKLNLFLDLLQSYKDLCERHEKGVLHKHQRALHKYSMMKKQMMSATVQNKEPESVEQLESRIVEQENAILTMELRNYFSLYCLHQETQLIHIYLPLTSHILGAFVNSQIQGHKEMSKVWNELKPKLSCLFVGSSNMPTPPLSPPEGNFFSN comes from the exons ATGCAGGCGCCCCAGGGAAATCCACTGCTGCTTTCCCACACCTTACAAGAGCTATTGAGCAAGGATAGTGTGCAGGTGGAGCTTATACCTGAGAAGAAGGGCCTTTTTCTGAAACATGTGGAATACGAGGTTTCCAGCAAG AGATTCAAATGCTCAGTCTACAGGCGATATAATGATTTTGTGGTGTTCCATGAGATGCTGCTTCAGAAGTTCCCGTATCGTATGGTGCCAGCACTTCCACCAAAGAGGATGCTGGGAG CTGATCGAGAATTCATAGAATCTAGGAGGAGGGCGCTGAAGCGGTTTATAAACCTGGTGGCTCGACATCCCCCTTTCTCAGAAGATGTGCTCTTGAAACTCTTTCTGTCGTTCAGTGGCTCA GATGTACAGAATAAGCTAAGAGAGTTGGTCCAAGGAGTAGGAGATGAATTTATGACCTGCAGATTAGCTACCCAGGCCAAG GACTTCCTTCCAGCTGACATACAGGCCCAgtttgctgccagcagggagctcatcagaaatatttataataGCTTTTATAAGCTTCGGGACCGTGCGGAGAGGATAGCTTCTCGAGCCATTGATAATGCCTCAGATCTTCTCATATTTGGAAAGGAGCTAAG TGCTTTGGGCTCAGACACTACGCCGCTTCCTTCCTGGGCTGCTTTGAATAATAGCACGTGGGGGACTCTGAAACAAGCCTTGAAGGGTCTGTCTGTTGAATTTGCACTTCTGGCAGATAAGGCTGTGCAGCAG GGTAAACAGGAAGAGAATGATGTGGTGGAGAAGCTGAACCTTTTCCTGGATTTGCTCCAGTCCTATAAA GACTTATGTGAAAGACATGAGAAGGGGGTATTGCACAAGCACCAGCGAGCATTGCATAAGTACAGCATGATGAAGAAGCAGATGATGAGTGCCACTGTGCAGAACAAAGAACCAGAATCGGTGGAGCAATTGGAGTCTCGGATTGTGGAG CAAGAAAATGCTATCCTAACCATGGAGCTGCGGAATTACTTCTCTCTGTATTGCCTGCATCAGGAGACACAGCTTATTCACATCTATCTGCCTCTCACGTCTCACATTTTGGGGGCCTTTGTCAACTCCCAGATCCAGGGTCACAAAGAG ATGAGTAAAGTTTGGAATGAATTGAAGCCGAAGTTGAGCTGCCTCTTTGTGGGATCTAGCAATATGCCGACTCCACCATTGTCACCTCCAGAGGGAAACTTCTTCTCCAATTAA
- the SNX8 gene encoding sorting nexin-8 isoform X1 codes for MTAAAMDGEPAAGTAADLAKPPVNEPREPEQFLMQAPQGNPLLLSHTLQELLSKDSVQVELIPEKKGLFLKHVEYEVSSKRFKCSVYRRYNDFVVFHEMLLQKFPYRMVPALPPKRMLGADREFIESRRRALKRFINLVARHPPFSEDVLLKLFLSFSGSDVQNKLRELVQGVGDEFMTCRLATQAKDFLPADIQAQFAASRELIRNIYNSFYKLRDRAERIASRAIDNASDLLIFGKELSALGSDTTPLPSWAALNNSTWGTLKQALKGLSVEFALLADKAVQQGKQEENDVVEKLNLFLDLLQSYKDLCERHEKGVLHKHQRALHKYSMMKKQMMSATVQNKEPESVEQLESRIVEQENAILTMELRNYFSLYCLHQETQLIHIYLPLTSHILGAFVNSQIQGHKEMSKVWNELKPKLSCLFVGSSNMPTPPLSPPEGNFFSN; via the exons GCACCGCCGCAG ATTTGGCAAAGCCTCCAGTAAATGAACCGAGGGAACCGGAACAGTTTCTAATGCAGGCGCCCCAGGGAAATCCACTGCTGCTTTCCCACACCTTACAAGAGCTATTGAGCAAGGATAGTGTGCAGGTGGAGCTTATACCTGAGAAGAAGGGCCTTTTTCTGAAACATGTGGAATACGAGGTTTCCAGCAAG AGATTCAAATGCTCAGTCTACAGGCGATATAATGATTTTGTGGTGTTCCATGAGATGCTGCTTCAGAAGTTCCCGTATCGTATGGTGCCAGCACTTCCACCAAAGAGGATGCTGGGAG CTGATCGAGAATTCATAGAATCTAGGAGGAGGGCGCTGAAGCGGTTTATAAACCTGGTGGCTCGACATCCCCCTTTCTCAGAAGATGTGCTCTTGAAACTCTTTCTGTCGTTCAGTGGCTCA GATGTACAGAATAAGCTAAGAGAGTTGGTCCAAGGAGTAGGAGATGAATTTATGACCTGCAGATTAGCTACCCAGGCCAAG GACTTCCTTCCAGCTGACATACAGGCCCAgtttgctgccagcagggagctcatcagaaatatttataataGCTTTTATAAGCTTCGGGACCGTGCGGAGAGGATAGCTTCTCGAGCCATTGATAATGCCTCAGATCTTCTCATATTTGGAAAGGAGCTAAG TGCTTTGGGCTCAGACACTACGCCGCTTCCTTCCTGGGCTGCTTTGAATAATAGCACGTGGGGGACTCTGAAACAAGCCTTGAAGGGTCTGTCTGTTGAATTTGCACTTCTGGCAGATAAGGCTGTGCAGCAG GGTAAACAGGAAGAGAATGATGTGGTGGAGAAGCTGAACCTTTTCCTGGATTTGCTCCAGTCCTATAAA GACTTATGTGAAAGACATGAGAAGGGGGTATTGCACAAGCACCAGCGAGCATTGCATAAGTACAGCATGATGAAGAAGCAGATGATGAGTGCCACTGTGCAGAACAAAGAACCAGAATCGGTGGAGCAATTGGAGTCTCGGATTGTGGAG CAAGAAAATGCTATCCTAACCATGGAGCTGCGGAATTACTTCTCTCTGTATTGCCTGCATCAGGAGACACAGCTTATTCACATCTATCTGCCTCTCACGTCTCACATTTTGGGGGCCTTTGTCAACTCCCAGATCCAGGGTCACAAAGAG ATGAGTAAAGTTTGGAATGAATTGAAGCCGAAGTTGAGCTGCCTCTTTGTGGGATCTAGCAATATGCCGACTCCACCATTGTCACCTCCAGAGGGAAACTTCTTCTCCAATTAA